In Candidatus Kerfeldbacteria bacterium, a single genomic region encodes these proteins:
- a CDS encoding cytochrome b5 domain-containing protein, producing the protein MKSELLFGTIGVLIIIIISIAIWTGYPYLQIGTPTTNTTTNGALTNKTTQTPSGMEILAQHNTIEDCWLLISGKIYGVSSYLATHPGGRDVIAPYCGKDATTAFSTKDGRGTTHSSFAVSELARFYLGTLESITPTTTQNNNVNTETPATNTAAQPSAATPTTTGTSVTLDTATVARHNSAGDCWIIISNTVYAVTNYLNAHPGGRAIIIPYCGRDATSAFSTKAGQGSHSSNARSQLANYAIGTLNSTTTTETIQTTEQQINSQTPPASSGNDDGGYEYEDD; encoded by the coding sequence ATGAAATCAGAACTGCTTTTTGGCACTATTGGCGTGCTCATTATTATCATTATTTCTATCGCAATTTGGACTGGATACCCGTACCTGCAGATTGGGACACCAACCACGAACACCACAACCAATGGTGCGTTAACGAACAAAACAACACAAACTCCCTCGGGCATGGAGATTCTCGCGCAGCACAATACAATTGAGGATTGTTGGCTGCTTATTAGTGGGAAAATATATGGTGTATCCAGCTATCTGGCGACCCATCCCGGCGGACGTGACGTTATCGCTCCATATTGCGGCAAAGACGCAACTACGGCATTCAGTACTAAAGATGGGCGCGGTACTACTCATTCTTCATTCGCCGTTTCTGAGCTAGCCCGATTTTATCTCGGCACACTCGAAAGTATAACGCCCACCACCACACAAAATAATAACGTCAATACGGAAACGCCAGCCACAAACACCGCCGCCCAACCAAGCGCTGCAACGCCAACCACCACAGGTACTTCCGTAACACTCGACACTGCCACTGTTGCGCGCCACAATAGCGCCGGGGATTGCTGGATTATTATAAGTAATACCGTATACGCTGTAACAAATTACCTGAACGCCCATCCCGGTGGGCGGGCTATCATCATTCCCTATTGCGGAAGAGATGCCACGAGCGCATTTTCGACGAAAGCCGGCCAAGGCAGTCATTCCTCAAACGCTCGATCTCAGCTAGCCAATTATGCGATCGGCACACTTAATAGCACAACAACCACGGAAACAATTCAGACAACCGAACAACAAATTAATTCCCAGACTCCACCCGCCAGTTCGGGAAATGATGACGGGGGATATGAATACGAGGACGACTAA
- a CDS encoding ABC transporter permease, with amino-acid sequence MLWKLLWYNIKMTYRDKQAIFWSLVFPLMFIIIFGLFDFERMGDAKYIAIDNAQSPIATQFLDGFNQIEFLKRQEFSGTLDEARVQLTEGEIDFVLLIPRGFALPDPGDPAATAPVQPTPLQVYYDEGNMLSNQVALSVVDKFVDSMNMQIGQTQQLFTYTAESVQTKDVRYIDMIMPGILGMSLMNSAVIGIATGISRYRERKLLKRLSATPLKVRDFLIAEVLSYLAMTLVQIALIIILARLAFGVQVYGNYLYLFILALLGSIIFLNIGFAVAGYSKNTKTAEAMSQIVTMPMMFFSGVFFSTETLPKVVAKVVGFLPLTPLIDALRAVSINAENLSALGTELGFMAAWVVASFLLAWKTFRFKD; translated from the coding sequence ATGTTGTGGAAATTACTCTGGTATAACATCAAAATGACGTACCGCGACAAGCAGGCGATTTTTTGGTCGCTGGTGTTTCCGCTCATGTTCATTATTATTTTTGGGCTATTTGATTTTGAGCGGATGGGTGATGCGAAGTATATTGCTATCGATAATGCTCAGTCACCAATTGCCACACAATTTTTGGATGGGTTTAATCAGATCGAATTTTTGAAACGGCAGGAATTTTCGGGAACATTAGACGAAGCGCGCGTCCAGCTCACTGAGGGTGAGATTGATTTCGTTTTACTCATTCCCCGTGGTTTTGCCTTGCCTGATCCGGGCGATCCCGCTGCAACCGCGCCGGTACAACCCACGCCGTTGCAGGTGTATTATGACGAGGGGAATATGCTCTCAAATCAGGTAGCACTCAGTGTCGTGGATAAATTTGTGGATAGTATGAATATGCAGATTGGCCAGACGCAGCAATTATTCACCTATACTGCAGAGAGTGTCCAGACAAAGGATGTGCGCTATATTGATATGATTATGCCTGGCATCCTGGGAATGTCGCTGATGAACTCTGCTGTAATTGGCATTGCGACTGGGATTTCTCGGTATCGTGAACGCAAACTATTGAAGCGGCTTTCTGCCACCCCATTGAAAGTTCGTGATTTTTTGATTGCTGAGGTCTTGAGTTATCTGGCCATGACGCTGGTTCAGATTGCCTTGATCATTATTCTGGCTCGGCTCGCTTTTGGCGTGCAGGTGTACGGCAATTATTTATATTTATTCATTTTGGCGTTACTCGGGAGCATTATATTCCTCAATATTGGTTTTGCGGTGGCCGGGTATTCAAAGAACACCAAAACAGCTGAAGCCATGTCGCAGATCGTGACTATGCCGATGATGTTTTTTTCAGGTGTATTCTTCTCAACCGAGACATTGCCAAAAGTGGTGGCTAAAGTGGTCGGGTTTCTCCCTTTAACGCCACTGATAGACGCCTTGCGGGCGGTTTCGATCAACGCTGAAAATCTGTCCGCGCTCGGTACTGAGCTCGGCTTTATGGCTGCCTGGGTCGTCGCCTCCTTTCTTTTAGCCTGGAAGACGTTTCGGTTTAAGGACTAG
- a CDS encoding DedA family protein, which translates to MAITETIIEFATHFIDAAGYPGILLLMILESMIAPIPSEAVMPFAGFLIHQGTMTWLWVVFASTLGSIIGSLISYWIGAYGGRPLVLKFGKYLLLNEHHLEASEKFFQRRGSVAIFVSRFIPVVRHFISIPAGISRMPLGRFVLFTTIGAGLWNSFLAWVGVKLGENWERIHVYGSKIDIVVVAIILGVIIYYGRELWRQRRIAPPTP; encoded by the coding sequence ATGGCCATCACTGAAACAATCATTGAATTCGCCACCCATTTTATCGATGCTGCAGGATACCCCGGCATTCTACTTTTAATGATCTTAGAAAGCATGATTGCACCCATCCCCAGCGAGGCCGTCATGCCGTTTGCGGGATTCCTCATCCATCAGGGCACCATGACATGGCTATGGGTTGTGTTTGCCAGCACCCTCGGTAGTATAATCGGTTCACTCATCTCATATTGGATCGGCGCGTATGGCGGCCGGCCACTCGTCCTCAAATTTGGGAAATATCTGCTGCTCAATGAACATCATCTCGAGGCATCGGAAAAATTCTTCCAGCGACGGGGCAGCGTAGCAATTTTTGTCAGCCGGTTCATTCCGGTGGTGCGGCATTTTATCTCAATACCGGCCGGCATCAGTCGGATGCCCCTCGGGCGGTTTGTTCTCTTCACCACTATTGGTGCGGGATTATGGAACAGCTTCCTCGCCTGGGTAGGGGTGAAACTGGGAGAAAATTGGGAGCGCATTCATGTCTACGGATCAAAAATTGATATCGTGGTAGTTGCCATCATTCTCGGTGTCATCATATATTACGGCCGAGAACTGTGGCGCCAACGCCGCATTGCGCCACCAACCCCATAA
- a CDS encoding phosphoribosylamine--glycine ligase yields MDFKKFLFVSDTALISDIAWRVAQEGHEVKYWIAEEDDRDSADGFVNKVQNWREHTDWADVIVFDDVMGFGDTAQKLRSAGKLVIGGTPYTDRLEEDRTFGQEELKRHGVSIIPYQEFTDFDKAIEYVKMHPDEYVIKPSGEAQNIKRLLFVGMEKDGADVIRILQAYRHVWSHKIKVFQLQRKMTGVEVAVGTFFNGSQFITPVNINFEHKKLFPGNIGPATGEMGTSMFWSEPNRLFNQTLRKLEATLARERYVGYIDLNCIVNGNGIYPLEFTARFGYPTISIQQESMITPIGEFLYTLAAGTESKLKVKSGFHVGVRVVVPPYPYRDKRTFDANSKGAVIVFTGKNTDGVHIEDVKLVNGEWIVTGSTGVALIVVGSGPTMRQAKDQAYNRIKNILIPNMYYRTDIGDRWNDDSDKLHSWGYLREV; encoded by the coding sequence ATGGATTTCAAAAAATTCCTGTTTGTCTCTGACACCGCCCTGATTTCAGACATCGCTTGGCGGGTGGCCCAAGAGGGTCATGAGGTGAAATACTGGATCGCCGAAGAAGACGATCGGGACAGTGCTGACGGTTTTGTTAACAAAGTACAAAACTGGAGAGAACACACGGACTGGGCGGATGTTATAGTCTTCGATGACGTGATGGGATTTGGGGATACCGCCCAGAAACTCCGCAGCGCCGGAAAGCTGGTTATTGGCGGTACGCCCTACACCGACCGACTCGAGGAAGACCGAACCTTCGGCCAGGAAGAACTAAAACGACACGGCGTCAGCATCATTCCCTACCAGGAATTCACCGATTTCGACAAAGCCATAGAATACGTAAAAATGCACCCCGATGAATATGTCATCAAACCGTCGGGTGAGGCGCAAAACATCAAGCGCTTGCTTTTTGTCGGCATGGAAAAAGATGGCGCGGACGTGATTAGAATTCTCCAGGCCTATCGACATGTCTGGTCACATAAAATAAAAGTATTTCAGCTGCAACGCAAAATGACTGGCGTCGAAGTGGCAGTGGGAACTTTTTTTAACGGCTCTCAATTTATCACGCCGGTGAACATAAATTTTGAACACAAAAAATTATTTCCCGGCAATATCGGCCCGGCGACGGGTGAAATGGGGACGAGCATGTTCTGGTCAGAACCGAATCGCCTATTCAATCAAACCCTGCGCAAACTTGAAGCCACGCTGGCGCGCGAACGGTATGTCGGCTACATTGATCTGAATTGCATTGTAAACGGTAACGGGATCTACCCACTAGAATTCACCGCCCGTTTTGGCTACCCTACTATTTCCATTCAGCAAGAAAGCATGATCACGCCAATCGGTGAATTTCTCTACACGCTGGCAGCAGGAACGGAATCAAAACTGAAAGTAAAAAGCGGATTCCACGTCGGCGTACGCGTGGTGGTGCCGCCCTATCCCTACCGTGATAAGCGAACGTTTGACGCAAATTCAAAAGGCGCCGTGATTGTATTCACGGGCAAAAATACTGACGGCGTGCATATCGAGGATGTAAAGCTGGTAAACGGTGAATGGATTGTGACTGGCTCAACCGGCGTGGCGCTCATTGTGGTCGGCTCCGGCCCGACCATGCGCCAGGCCAAGGATCAGGCCTATAATCGCATTAAAAACATCCTCATCCCCAATATGTACTATCGCACCGATATCGGCGACCGGTGGAATGATGACTCTGATAAATTGCACTCCTGGGGGTACTTGCGGGAGGTGTAA
- the msrA gene encoding peptide-methionine (S)-S-oxide reductase MsrA, whose product MPTSDTYATFASGCFWCTEAVFKRVRGVSRVVPGYTGGTIDAPHYDDVSGGDTGHAEAIQMTYDPAIIPYEQLVRIFFGTHDPTQLNRQGHDVGSQYRSAIFYHDGAQRTVAERVRDELNEAETFSAPIVTEIQPAGKFFEAEPYHHNYYETNPDAPYCQVVIDPKISQLRKSFQKWLV is encoded by the coding sequence ATGCCTACCTCCGATACCTATGCTACATTCGCTAGTGGTTGTTTCTGGTGCACTGAGGCGGTATTCAAACGGGTGCGCGGAGTAAGCCGTGTCGTCCCTGGATATACCGGGGGTACCATAGACGCACCTCACTATGACGACGTCTCCGGTGGCGACACGGGCCACGCAGAAGCAATCCAAATGACCTACGATCCAGCAATCATTCCGTATGAACAGTTGGTGAGAATATTTTTTGGCACCCATGACCCCACTCAACTCAATCGACAGGGACACGACGTTGGTAGCCAATACCGATCGGCTATTTTTTACCATGATGGTGCGCAGCGGACGGTCGCCGAACGAGTGCGGGATGAGCTTAATGAGGCGGAAACTTTTTCTGCCCCAATCGTTACCGAGATCCAACCAGCTGGAAAATTCTTTGAAGCGGAACCATACCATCATAATTATTATGAAACAAATCCAGACGCACCATATTGCCAGGTGGTTATTGACCCAAAAATTTCCCAGCTACGGAAGTCATTCCAAAAATGGTTAGTCTAG
- a CDS encoding DUF2807 domain-containing protein, with protein sequence MDESIKPSPSQPVEQPKQHEATHKSGTNLNWLLVTIALIIIVVMLFGQDRYGDAKTANITIEPFTKIYLQAGVGQLVLKQGETVSLTLAAPEEYHQWVSTEVRNGELIIDADLPWFQRLFFVGPKKESIIYTLTVTELSDLTIDGLMDMRTEGTLTQDSLRIVFNGATDAKLELQLLRLEATLNGAGEMQLSGTADSQLVTIDGAGEIDAQALRGKDVEATLNGAGSAEVHATESLTATLNGAGSIEYAGNPPTVKENINGVGSINPINSEGEDADEAENVNTANTNGTTNDNQNTNGINGNAAN encoded by the coding sequence ATGGACGAGTCAATTAAGCCCTCTCCCTCACAACCAGTCGAGCAGCCAAAGCAACATGAAGCAACGCACAAATCAGGAACTAATCTCAATTGGCTATTGGTCACCATCGCGCTCATTATCATCGTGGTCATGCTTTTTGGCCAAGACCGTTATGGTGACGCCAAAACCGCAAACATCACTATTGAACCATTCACCAAAATATACCTCCAAGCCGGCGTCGGCCAACTCGTGCTCAAACAAGGTGAAACGGTTTCGCTCACGCTGGCCGCTCCCGAAGAATACCACCAGTGGGTCTCGACTGAAGTCCGCAATGGAGAGCTGATCATTGATGCGGATCTCCCCTGGTTCCAACGACTTTTTTTCGTCGGCCCTAAGAAAGAATCAATCATCTACACCCTGACCGTTACAGAGCTAAGCGATCTAACCATTGACGGGCTGATGGATATGCGAACCGAGGGTACTCTGACACAGGATTCGCTGCGTATCGTATTCAATGGAGCGACTGATGCGAAGCTCGAGCTTCAACTGTTGCGTCTCGAAGCCACCCTGAATGGTGCAGGTGAGATGCAATTAAGTGGAACTGCTGACAGTCAGCTGGTGACGATTGATGGCGCAGGTGAGATCGATGCGCAAGCATTGCGGGGGAAAGATGTTGAAGCCACCCTGAATGGTGCTGGGAGCGCCGAAGTACACGCGACTGAATCACTTACCGCCACCCTGAACGGTGCTGGATCAATTGAGTACGCAGGAAATCCCCCAACGGTTAAGGAAAATATTAACGGCGTCGGCTCAATAAATCCTATTAATAGTGAAGGAGAGGATGCAGATGAGGCGGAAAATGTTAATACGGCCAATACAAATGGCACTACGAATGACAATCAGAATACGAATGGGATAAATGGCAACGCTGCCAATTAG
- a CDS encoding ABC transporter ATP-binding protein — MTSQLSIDVQHLVKKFPSPDTKGELVAVNNISFTVARGEVFGLLGPNGAGKTTTLEIIEGLQEPTSGKTLINGLDTHQQRQEVKRIIGIQLQSSAYYEYLQLGEILELFGRFYGKKVNVDQLLDIVDLRDKKKALVKQLSGGQAQRFSICAALVNDPEIVFLDEPTTGLDPYARRLMWDFIKRVNQQGKTVVLTTHYMEEAETLCHRVGIMEGGIIAALDTPANLIRQLHSSSRIQFGVEGQIDLDSLKAISGVLGVKRNDHGVVTIQVTRGNEVLPSLYKWAEQKHVFMGDLQVISANLEDVFIEFTGKKLQE; from the coding sequence ATGACATCTCAATTGAGCATCGACGTTCAACATCTCGTGAAAAAGTTTCCTTCGCCCGATACAAAGGGTGAGTTAGTCGCGGTTAACAATATTTCATTCACGGTGGCGCGTGGGGAGGTATTCGGTCTGCTTGGGCCAAACGGCGCCGGCAAAACGACCACCCTGGAAATTATCGAAGGCCTGCAAGAACCAACCTCGGGTAAGACGCTGATTAATGGATTGGACACCCATCAGCAGCGCCAAGAGGTTAAACGGATTATTGGTATTCAACTCCAGTCATCCGCCTACTATGAGTATTTACAGCTCGGGGAAATATTAGAGCTGTTTGGTCGGTTCTATGGTAAAAAAGTGAACGTCGATCAGTTGCTTGACATTGTTGATTTGAGGGACAAGAAAAAGGCGCTGGTGAAACAGTTGTCTGGTGGACAAGCGCAGCGGTTTTCCATATGTGCAGCGCTGGTGAATGATCCTGAAATTGTTTTCCTCGATGAGCCAACCACCGGCCTGGATCCGTATGCGCGTCGTTTGATGTGGGACTTCATAAAGCGCGTAAATCAGCAGGGGAAGACAGTGGTACTTACTACTCATTATATGGAAGAGGCGGAAACATTGTGCCATCGGGTGGGGATCATGGAAGGTGGCATTATTGCTGCGCTGGATACCCCAGCCAATCTAATCCGCCAGTTGCACTCTTCGTCGCGCATCCAATTTGGGGTCGAGGGTCAGATTGATCTGGATAGCCTGAAGGCCATCAGTGGCGTGCTGGGCGTGAAGCGCAATGATCACGGCGTGGTGACAATTCAGGTGACGCGCGGAAATGAAGTATTGCCCAGCCTGTACAAGTGGGCGGAGCAGAAACACGTTTTTATGGGTGATCTACAGGTTATCTCAGCAAATCTCGAAGATGTTTTTATAGAATTTACTGGTAAAAAATTACAGGAATAA
- a CDS encoding DMT family transporter: MSIEAGIFAAFIAFLAWGFGDFAIQRSVRGVGAVPALFFIGIFGLVGLLPFVWNDLHLFFNQENLGLLLLATGIVTFAYAIFFFESLGRGKISVVEPVMSFELPMTIAIGVIIIGERLSLLQFVFALTVFAGLIFTVVRREPRHWWNIFFRQRSRLEQGVILAGIAVLLSAGANVLTGVLSQDSKPLLAIWGVNAIYTVLCLIWMLARREMSAAFRHAKTYWRPIALQGVLDNAAWVGFAAAVQVLPISITIAITESYIALAALLGILINKEKLQRHQYIGIAITLIAAVVLAVVSER; this comes from the coding sequence ATGTCTATAGAAGCTGGCATCTTTGCCGCCTTCATCGCCTTTCTCGCCTGGGGGTTTGGCGACTTTGCCATCCAGCGATCAGTACGCGGCGTAGGCGCAGTCCCGGCATTATTTTTTATCGGCATCTTTGGGTTAGTTGGATTACTCCCTTTTGTCTGGAATGACCTGCATCTTTTCTTTAACCAGGAGAATCTCGGCCTCTTGCTGCTCGCGACCGGGATTGTGACATTTGCCTACGCGATATTCTTTTTTGAATCCCTCGGGCGCGGCAAAATTTCGGTGGTAGAGCCCGTCATGAGTTTTGAGCTGCCCATGACCATCGCCATTGGAGTGATCATCATAGGCGAACGCCTCAGCCTGCTGCAATTCGTATTTGCCCTCACTGTCTTTGCTGGGCTCATTTTTACCGTGGTGCGCCGAGAGCCCCGGCACTGGTGGAACATCTTTTTTCGCCAGCGGTCGCGCCTCGAACAAGGCGTGATACTCGCTGGCATCGCTGTCCTGCTCTCAGCGGGCGCCAATGTTCTGACGGGCGTATTGAGCCAGGATTCAAAACCATTGCTCGCCATCTGGGGCGTCAATGCTATCTATACCGTACTGTGCCTGATCTGGATGCTCGCCCGCCGGGAAATGTCCGCTGCCTTTCGTCATGCCAAAACGTATTGGCGGCCAATCGCCCTCCAGGGCGTACTGGACAACGCCGCCTGGGTTGGCTTTGCCGCCGCGGTACAAGTACTGCCCATCTCAATTACCATAGCGATTACCGAAAGCTATATTGCCCTGGCAGCATTACTTGGCATACTCATTAATAAAGAAAAGCTGCAGCGGCACCAATATATCGGCATTGCTATTACCCTTATTGCGGCAGTAGTACTGGCCGTGGTCAGCGAGCGATAA
- a CDS encoding DNA helicase UvrD, whose protein sequence is MAETIIDLHLHSKYSRAVSRDMNLEEMSRWGQRKGIHVLATADFTHPAWYAELKNKLKLQENGLYTLRSAMEPTQFVLSTELSCIYSQDGKVRRIHILIIFPTLSAVEIFNSALQKEGANLRADGRPILGMSAERIVELAKTASAESIIIPAHIWTPWFSMFGSMSGFDSVAQCFGKQAPHIHAVETGLSSDPAMNWRLSQLDQIQIVSFSDAHSAKKMAREATVLDLTEISYTNIRQSLEHPTAKNHISYTIEFFPEEGKYHFDGHRDCGVRLSPSETKRVKNICPKCKKPLTIGVMHRVDALADRPENYTPTNRPPFKSIVPLQEIIADAFGVGVNSKRVQTEFDTIVEHCAPEFEVLLHTDLEKISSTAQPIVVEGIKRVRAGKLHILPGFDGEFGTVKVFTDAERTAAKIKQKALF, encoded by the coding sequence ATGGCAGAAACTATTATTGACCTTCACCTGCACTCAAAATACTCCCGAGCTGTTTCGCGCGACATGAATCTCGAAGAAATGTCCCGCTGGGGCCAACGAAAAGGCATCCATGTTTTGGCGACCGCTGACTTTACTCACCCTGCCTGGTATGCAGAATTGAAAAATAAACTGAAGCTCCAAGAAAATGGCCTCTATACCCTACGATCAGCAATGGAACCAACACAGTTTGTATTAAGTACCGAATTGTCCTGTATTTATTCCCAGGACGGGAAAGTGCGGCGCATCCATATCTTAATTATCTTCCCGACTCTATCAGCAGTGGAAATTTTTAATAGCGCCCTCCAAAAAGAAGGCGCAAATCTCCGCGCCGACGGACGCCCGATCCTGGGTATGAGCGCAGAACGAATTGTTGAACTGGCTAAAACAGCCAGCGCGGAATCTATCATTATTCCCGCGCACATTTGGACGCCCTGGTTCTCTATGTTTGGGTCTATGTCGGGTTTTGATAGCGTCGCGCAATGTTTTGGCAAACAAGCGCCGCACATTCATGCAGTAGAAACGGGATTGTCCTCCGACCCGGCCATGAATTGGCGGCTCTCACAACTTGATCAGATTCAAATCGTTTCTTTTTCTGACGCACACTCAGCAAAAAAAATGGCGCGCGAGGCGACCGTGCTCGACCTCACTGAAATTTCGTACACAAATATTCGCCAATCCCTCGAGCACCCGACGGCAAAAAATCATATCAGCTATACCATTGAATTTTTCCCCGAGGAAGGTAAATACCATTTTGACGGGCATCGCGATTGTGGCGTTCGTCTCTCACCGTCGGAAACGAAACGAGTAAAAAATATTTGCCCCAAATGCAAAAAACCGTTGACCATCGGGGTAATGCATCGCGTCGATGCCCTGGCTGACCGACCAGAAAACTACACGCCAACTAATCGCCCACCATTCAAATCAATAGTCCCGCTCCAGGAAATCATTGCTGATGCCTTTGGCGTCGGGGTGAATAGCAAACGGGTACAAACGGAATTTGATACAATCGTAGAACATTGCGCTCCTGAATTTGAGGTGCTGCTCCATACCGACCTGGAAAAAATTTCCTCAACTGCCCAGCCAATCGTCGTGGAGGGCATCAAACGCGTCCGCGCGGGAAAACTACATATTCTTCCAGGCTTTGACGGTGAATTTGGCACGGTCAAAGTATTTACTGACGCTGAGCGGACCGCTGCAAAAATTAAACAGAAAGCATTATTCTAA
- a CDS encoding class I SAM-dependent methyltransferase gives MGLIIALSLLVITILFAILAVYIFIILLKTKVPFVRTPFSVIETIVHEVHITNHDVVYDLGCGNARVLLDIERATGARVVGYELSPWAYFLARMNVKNNKSKAEIRYQDFYKADLSEATVVFAFLIVAVMPKVGAQLEKQLKPGTTVVCYGFSIPQWIPTKTIPTRQNDPKASKIYIYKR, from the coding sequence ATGGGACTAATCATTGCGCTCAGTCTACTCGTCATCACCATACTCTTTGCCATTTTGGCTGTATATATTTTTATCATTTTGCTTAAAACAAAGGTGCCGTTTGTCCGCACGCCGTTTTCCGTCATTGAAACAATCGTCCATGAAGTACATATTACGAATCATGATGTAGTCTATGATCTTGGCTGTGGCAATGCTCGAGTATTACTAGACATTGAGCGCGCAACTGGAGCGCGCGTCGTCGGCTATGAATTGTCTCCCTGGGCATATTTCTTAGCGCGAATGAACGTGAAGAACAATAAATCAAAAGCTGAAATACGATATCAAGATTTCTATAAAGCTGACTTGTCCGAAGCTACCGTTGTCTTTGCGTTTCTCATCGTAGCCGTCATGCCAAAAGTCGGCGCGCAACTAGAAAAACAGCTGAAACCAGGCACCACGGTGGTCTGCTATGGTTTCTCGATTCCTCAATGGATCCCTACAAAAACTATCCCAACTAGACAAAACGACCCAAAAGCGAGTAAAATCTACATTTACAAACGATAA
- a CDS encoding carbohydrate kinase family protein, with the protein MKPLYEISHTSDHANGIDLIVGFSICYEIVSRYEFVQRDGRGRPLRSKIPVTSRHRYPGGTSFDVAVASKMFGLKPHLMASVSEDTKELERQFIIGEIENMGLSFHPLTVKSHTSVGNIIIEGEFDPIILSSKFKYIRSATTAVEQETKALQPAMVVATGLMPEETEMAEAMFTAAGTAPRVLNPRMELIEANAYFTRLLKLSPLVFINHEELGKAIDCTLPEDGVRREHIDRLHELGADAVIVTCNESGAVMSIRSQDYWHTQDARRFGTPIDKTGAGDSFLSGCIAAIFNGKNPDEMLRWGATCAGLKVLREGGSNVPSLEDFKNAL; encoded by the coding sequence ATGAAACCGTTGTACGAAATCAGTCACACCTCAGACCATGCCAACGGCATTGATCTGATTGTCGGATTCTCCATCTGCTACGAAATCGTCAGCAGATATGAATTCGTTCAGCGCGATGGTCGTGGCCGTCCGTTGCGATCGAAAATTCCGGTGACCTCACGGCATCGATATCCAGGCGGTACCTCTTTTGACGTTGCGGTCGCAAGCAAGATGTTTGGACTCAAACCTCACCTGATGGCTTCGGTATCAGAAGACACTAAGGAACTGGAGCGCCAATTCATCATCGGTGAGATTGAGAATATGGGTCTTTCATTTCATCCATTGACGGTGAAATCCCACACATCCGTGGGAAACATCATCATAGAGGGAGAGTTTGATCCGATTATTCTCTCATCCAAGTTCAAATATATCCGATCGGCTACCACTGCGGTCGAGCAGGAAACAAAGGCACTCCAGCCTGCCATGGTCGTTGCGACAGGCCTCATGCCAGAAGAAACCGAAATGGCAGAAGCTATGTTTACCGCTGCCGGCACCGCACCGCGGGTACTCAATCCTCGCATGGAGCTGATCGAAGCTAACGCATACTTTACGCGGTTGTTGAAACTGAGCCCGTTAGTTTTTATCAACCATGAAGAGCTTGGCAAAGCGATCGATTGCACACTCCCTGAAGATGGGGTGCGCCGCGAACACATTGACCGACTTCACGAGCTCGGCGCGGACGCAGTCATTGTCACCTGCAACGAATCAGGCGCAGTCATGAGCATACGCTCACAGGACTACTGGCACACCCAGGATGCACGCCGATTCGGTACCCCAATTGACAAAACGGGTGCTGGCGACTCGTTTCTCTCCGGATGTATTGCCGCCATCTTTAACGGTAAGAATCCCGACGAGATGCTTCGCTGGGGTGCTACCTGCGCGGGGCTGAAGGTGCTCCGTGAAGGAGGATCAAACGTTCCGTCGCTGGAAGATTTCAAAAACGCTCTGTAA